In Fusobacterium perfoetens, the following are encoded in one genomic region:
- a CDS encoding ABC transporter substrate-binding protein — protein sequence MKKFFMVMFSVMILGLFSGCGEKKENTSVKKDEIQKVSIQIDGAAVPYYAPLYIAKEKGYFKEQGLDVEFYYAAAAEIVKNVATGNVQFGFPNADSVILAKSQGIPVKVINTTYQNGLGALIFQKSSGIKEPKDLKGKKIGVTSFGSPNYIQLQVMLEKAGMTIQDVKVEIIGTGAIVNALVSGQVDAIMFSMLRTIELKNQGVDVAEIRSDEFLPSHGNVLIVGDKYLAENKDIVNKFNAGLNKGIQYIVDGNAKEAVEMSVEKYAPSFKGREEIVTTILNEVFIPYLWQSENTKKNGLGYSDLDKWDNSIKVLKEYGVIEKEVNAKDLIGNIK from the coding sequence ATGAAAAAATTTTTTATGGTAATGTTTTCAGTAATGATCTTAGGTTTATTTAGTGGTTGTGGAGAGAAAAAAGAGAATACTTCTGTTAAAAAAGATGAAATTCAAAAAGTATCAATTCAAATTGATGGAGCAGCAGTTCCATATTATGCTCCACTTTATATAGCTAAAGAAAAAGGATATTTTAAAGAACAAGGTTTAGATGTTGAATTTTATTATGCAGCTGCAGCAGAAATTGTAAAAAATGTAGCTACAGGAAATGTACAATTTGGATTTCCTAATGCAGATTCTGTAATTCTTGCTAAGTCACAAGGAATACCAGTTAAAGTTATAAATACAACTTATCAAAATGGATTAGGAGCACTTATTTTTCAAAAATCTTCAGGAATAAAAGAGCCAAAAGATTTAAAAGGGAAAAAGATAGGAGTAACTAGTTTTGGTAGTCCTAATTATATTCAATTACAAGTTATGTTAGAAAAAGCAGGAATGACAATACAAGATGTAAAAGTTGAAATAATAGGAACAGGAGCTATTGTAAATGCTTTAGTGAGTGGACAAGTAGATGCAATAATGTTCTCTATGCTTAGAACTATTGAATTAAAAAATCAAGGTGTAGATGTAGCTGAGATTCGTTCTGATGAATTCCTTCCTTCACATGGAAATGTACTTATAGTAGGAGATAAATATTTAGCTGAAAATAAAGATATAGTTAATAAATTTAATGCCGGTTTAAATAAAGGTATTCAATATATCGTTGATGGAAATGCAAAAGAAGCTGTTGAAATGTCTGTTGAAAAATATGCACCAAGCTTTAAAGGAAGAGAAGAAATTGTTACAACTATATTAAATGAAGTATTTATTCCATATTTATGGCAGAGTGAAAATACTAAAAAGAATGGTCTAGGATATTCAGATTTAGACAAATGGGATAATTCAATTAAAGTTTTAAAAGAGTATGGAGTAATAGAAAAAGAAGTAAATGCCAAAGATTTAATTGGAAATATAAAATAA